The following proteins come from a genomic window of Candidatus Blochmanniella vafra str. BVAF:
- the sdhC gene encoding succinate dehydrogenase, cytochrome b556 subunit → MLNNNLKFIQLDIKTIKFPITAIASILHRISGIFLFIMIGPILWVLRKSLHSEDNFYKISNLLLINNYLFLFVKWSVTIALSYHIIFGIRQMLMDFGFLKQTLLVGKISAIIVFILVISLFIYIELFL, encoded by the coding sequence ATGTTAAACAATAATTTAAAATTTATACAACTAGATATAAAAACTATAAAATTTCCTATTACTGCAATAGCTTCAATTCTTCATAGAATTTCCGGAATTTTTTTATTTATAATGATTGGCCCAATATTATGGGTATTAAGAAAATCTTTACATTCTGAAGATAATTTTTATAAAATTAGCAATTTGTTATTAATAAATAATTATCTGTTTTTATTTGTAAAATGGAGTGTGACTATAGCACTGAGTTATCATATAATTTTTGGAATACGACAAATGTTAATGGATTTTGGATTCCTTAAACAAACGTTATTAGTAGGAAAAATTAGTGCAATCATTGTGTTTATATTGGTAATTTCTTTATTTATTTATATTGAACTATTTCTATAA
- the sdhD gene encoding succinate dehydrogenase, hydrophobic membrane anchor protein: protein MVFIKKLNLLKKHGVYEWLIVRFSAMLMILYILYILNFMCFNHNVSYEQWRSFFYSNKIRLFSIIILFFVLQHTWIGIRHVLEDYIKSVQFKRLGMKLIGIVIYTYLLSGIVIIWGV, encoded by the coding sequence ATGGTATTTATAAAAAAATTAAATTTATTAAAAAAACATGGAGTCTATGAATGGTTAATAGTACGATTCTCAGCCATGTTAATGATATTATATATATTGTATATACTAAATTTCATGTGTTTTAATCATAATGTATCTTATGAACAATGGCGTAGTTTTTTTTATAGTAATAAAATTCGACTGTTTAGTATAATAATCTTATTTTTTGTTTTACAGCATACCTGGATTGGAATAAGACACGTATTAGAAGATTATATAAAATCAGTTCAATTTAAAAGATTAGGAATGAAATTAATTGGTATTGTAATATATACATACTTATTATCAGGAATAGTAATTATTTGGGGAGTATAA